One Bythopirellula goksoeyrii genomic window, GTCCGTCCCAAAGCCGACCATTGGCTCCGTTGGATGACGGAAAGATACGGCTTCTATTGTGGGAGAACTAAAAGCAAGGCGAATGTTTTTCCCACCCTGGTCAGGGGGAACCTCTTTCTTAAGCACCATCACCCACCGATCCTCGACTTCAGGATCTGACTTGCCGGGATCAAAGGCTATCTGCGCATCGATCACACTGTAATCCAGGTCCTGAAATATCAGTTTGGGTTCAGAAATGTTTTTGAAATCTCTTGTTTCCACATAGTACATGCGATGATCGTAGCCGTGGCTGTCCTCGCTTCCATCGCTGTCGCTCAATTCACTTGGCAACGTCGAGGACCAAACAATTTTAAAATTGCCGGCAACATGGTCCCAAAACAGTTCGGGAGCCCAAACGTTCTTCGGTTGTTCTGATCCCTCTGGAAAGGGGCGAATCTTGATTGGTTCCGACCATGTCTCAAGGTCGTCAGAGAAAGCGTAACCGAAGAAGGGGCCATTCCAATTCGAGGTCCACACCATGTGAAACTTGCCATCTTGATAAACGATCGAAGGATCTCGGGTAAGATTCTGGTCCTTCCATTGTGGCGGAGTGAATATGGGCTTGCCATCATTGACTTGGCGAAAGTCACGCCCATCTGCGCTCCAAGCAAGATAGACACCGTTCTCACCGTTGCTATCGAAATATGGGAACAGCAAGACGGGCTCCGCCGACACAAAAGTCAGTTGGAATACAAGTGCGACGACTGCGATAGCCAGTGTTTGAGTGCAGTTTATCTTCATCATGGTGTTGGTGGCCTCACTTTGAGTTTTATGTATTGCTTACTCGACTTGTAGCCATTGAATCTGGCAATTGTCCTTCGTCAACTCAATCAGGAGGCCGATGGCTGGCAGTATGGTCACGTGCAAGACGTGATAATTCGTTGACTATCTGTGCGTACTCCATTTGTTCGACGAGATTTGTCATTTCGTGAGGGTCAACTGCCGGCTCGGTCAGAAAGGCCCCAGCTCCACGTCCGTAGTACTCTGCGTAGTGCCAGCGTTCGGTACGTACCGAAACACCAGTAACATGGTTGCCATCTTCACTCCAGACGCTGTAGGCAGGATAATCCCACGCAGACTGAGGGTTGCTCAATAAGGGGGAGAGACTGCGCCCTTCGAGTTGGTCGTCGGCGGGAAGCCCACACAAGTTAATAAGCGTGGGATAGATGTCGATGGATTCAACAACGCGTGGGCACGCTTCGCCATTTCCACGAACGCGTGGATCGTAAATCAACAGAGGGACGCGGATACCTTGTTCCCAAAGCGACCCTGCCTTGGACCATTTCCCTTTTTCGCCCAATTGGTATCCGTGATCGCCCCAGAAGATTACGATTGTATTCTCGCTCATTCCACTCTCCTCGAGTACGTCAAGTAGACGACCGACGTTCCAGTCCACCCATGCCGTCGAC contains:
- a CDS encoding glycoside hydrolase family 43 protein; translation: MMKINCTQTLAIAVVALVFQLTFVSAEPVLLFPYFDSNGENGVYLAWSADGRDFRQVNDGKPIFTPPQWKDQNLTRDPSIVYQDGKFHMVWTSNWNGPFFGYAFSDDLETWSEPIKIRPFPEGSEQPKNVWAPELFWDHVAGNFKIVWSSTLPSELSDSDGSEDSHGYDHRMYYVETRDFKNISEPKLIFQDLDYSVIDAQIAFDPGKSDPEVEDRWVMVLKKEVPPDQGGKNIRLAFSSPTIEAVSFRHPTEPMVGFGTDIQGQHLAEGPSLVFWNGEWLLYWDSYQAHHYSMASSSDLNTWTDQTQELRFPVKHPRHGTVFIADNQVISWDLGISPTK